From Xylanibacter oryzae DSM 17970, a single genomic window includes:
- a CDS encoding glycosyltransferase family 2 protein has product MNKTISIVIPTYNMEKYLDRCLSSLLIEREDDIEVLIVNDGSKDSSLTIAQKYASMYPSTFIIIDKPNGNYGSCINAALKVATGKYIKILDADDAFNSSNFNLMVGVLANIDVDMILTDFVRVYGVGKDEIESFNLQKDSVLNFTEITNNRDVAKIMMHSVTYKLENLLKIGYKQSEGIFYTDNEWIFLPISTVRKVYYIKKPIYLYTLNREGQSVNSEVEKLHSMDNIKVSCSLLIANSSLRNEKIPYEIKDYLNTKLYNRIRHNYKDFIVLNKCLDINQLQILDDGIHKYDSSLYKKLNKILLSAPLFSFHYIKIWRRKHNSRRLGFIISTYKKYKKYK; this is encoded by the coding sequence ATGAATAAAACTATTTCTATCGTTATCCCTACATATAATATGGAAAAGTATCTTGACAGATGCCTTTCTTCACTACTTATAGAAAGAGAAGATGACATAGAGGTCCTAATAGTTAACGATGGTAGTAAAGATAGTTCTTTGACTATTGCACAAAAATATGCAAGTATGTATCCTAGCACATTTATTATAATTGATAAACCGAACGGCAATTATGGTTCATGCATAAATGCTGCATTAAAGGTTGCGACAGGGAAATATATTAAGATATTAGATGCTGATGATGCTTTTAACAGCAGCAATTTTAATTTAATGGTTGGCGTTCTTGCTAATATAGACGTAGATATGATTCTAACAGACTTCGTAAGAGTTTATGGCGTCGGAAAAGATGAAATTGAATCATTTAACTTGCAAAAGGATTCTGTTCTTAATTTTACTGAAATAACTAATAATAGGGATGTTGCCAAAATAATGATGCATTCTGTAACATATAAACTTGAAAACTTATTGAAGATAGGCTATAAGCAAAGTGAAGGCATATTTTATACTGATAATGAATGGATATTCTTACCTATATCTACAGTTAGGAAAGTATACTATATTAAGAAGCCTATATATCTTTATACGCTTAATAGAGAAGGACAATCTGTAAATTCTGAAGTTGAGAAATTACACTCTATGGATAACATAAAGGTATCTTGCTCATTACTTATTGCTAACTCATCATTGCGGAACGAAAAAATACCATATGAAATAAAAGATTATCTGAATACTAAATTATATAATAGAATAAGACATAACTATAAAGACTTTATTGTTCTAAATAAATGTTTGGATATAAATCAACTTCAAATTCTTGATGATGGAATCCATAAGTATGATTCTAGTCTTTATAAAAAATTGAATAAAATTTTACTTAGTGCACCTCTTTTTAGTTTCCATTATATTAAGATTTGGAGGCGTAAGCATAATAGTCGAAGACTAGGATTCATAATTTCCACATATAAAAAATATAAAAAATATAAATAA
- a CDS encoding glycosyltransferase family 2 protein: MKISLIISTYNRVGALRLCLMSVLNQSRIPDEVIIADDGSDPETFNLIKQFSCSFPCPLYHAWHKDEGFRKAKIHNDAIKEFCTGEYLIFIDGDIILDRRFVADHENIAKQGCFVIGSRAKLSKLMTRYMIMNHSINVGIFNKGVSRKTNALHLPSFHFITKYLYSWKKFYGRGANMAMFYKDFEKINGFDEDMVGYGCEDYDIFNRLQNIGIKRRYAKFRAIEYHLEHKRLNITIKNSNALYGDLSRKFCISGLKKISKK, translated from the coding sequence ATGAAAATATCCTTGATTATTTCTACATATAACAGAGTAGGTGCGCTTAGACTATGCCTGATGAGTGTTCTTAATCAGAGCCGTATACCAGACGAAGTAATAATAGCTGATGATGGCTCAGATCCAGAAACATTTAATCTTATAAAACAATTTTCATGTTCTTTTCCATGCCCTTTATACCATGCTTGGCATAAAGACGAAGGATTCCGTAAAGCCAAAATACATAATGACGCAATTAAAGAGTTTTGCACAGGAGAGTATCTAATTTTTATTGATGGAGACATCATACTAGATAGACGCTTTGTAGCTGATCATGAAAATATTGCTAAACAAGGGTGCTTTGTTATTGGTAGTCGTGCTAAGCTTAGTAAATTAATGACACGCTATATGATAATGAATCATAGCATTAATGTGGGAATTTTCAATAAAGGTGTTAGTAGAAAAACAAATGCTTTACATCTACCATCTTTCCATTTCATTACAAAGTATTTGTATTCATGGAAGAAATTCTATGGGCGCGGAGCTAATATGGCTATGTTTTACAAAGACTTTGAAAAGATAAATGGATTCGATGAGGATATGGTTGGATATGGATGTGAAGATTATGATATTTTCAATCGTTTGCAAAATATAGGAATAAAGCGACGTTACGCCAAATTCCGCGCTATAGAATATCACCTTGAACACAAAAGGCTAAATATAACTATTAAAAATTCAAATGCCCTCTATGGAGACCTTTCTAGAAAATTTTGTATTAGTGGTTTAAAAAAAATATCTAAAAAATAA
- a CDS encoding glycosyltransferase family 2 protein codes for MNEGNKISVVINTYNAEEYLVKVLEAVKNFDEIVLCDMESTDHTCEIAKKYGCRIVTFPKGNITIVEPARTFAIESALYKWILLIDADEIVTPELHDYLYAKIAEKNCPEGLFIHRKNKFMGRFVHSSPDYQLRFFIREGTVWPPYIHTIPIIQGRTAKIPLKKENVHLIHLADEDIKGYIEKMDRYTDMEVERKAMRKHYGIKAILFRPIWFFFRTYFINGGFKDGIRGLIRCVLSATYQFVFISKVIEKRYKGRINL; via the coding sequence ATGAACGAAGGAAACAAAATTTCTGTTGTCATTAATACATATAATGCAGAAGAATATTTAGTCAAAGTGCTTGAAGCAGTAAAGAACTTTGATGAGATTGTATTATGTGATATGGAGAGTACTGATCATACATGTGAAATCGCAAAGAAATATGGATGTCGTATAGTAACTTTTCCGAAAGGAAATATTACAATAGTAGAACCTGCAAGGACATTTGCTATTGAGTCCGCTCTATATAAATGGATATTATTAATTGATGCAGATGAAATAGTAACTCCAGAATTACATGATTATTTATATGCCAAAATAGCAGAAAAGAATTGCCCAGAAGGTCTTTTTATCCATAGAAAAAATAAATTTATGGGTAGATTTGTTCATTCTTCTCCTGACTATCAATTAAGATTCTTTATTCGTGAAGGGACGGTATGGCCACCATACATACATACAATACCTATAATTCAAGGTAGAACAGCTAAGATACCTTTAAAAAAGGAAAATGTACATTTAATACATCTTGCTGATGAGGATATTAAAGGCTATATTGAAAAAATGGACAGATATACAGATATGGAAGTTGAAAGAAAGGCAATGAGAAAACATTATGGTATTAAGGCTATACTATTTCGTCCTATATGGTTTTTCTTTCGTACCTATTTTATTAACGGAGGTTTCAAAGATGGGATACGTGGATTAATAAGATGTGTACTAAGTGCAACATACCAATTTGTTTTTATCTCAAAAGTAATAGAGAAACGATATAAAGGTAGAATAAATTTATGA
- a CDS encoding lipopolysaccharide kinase InaA family protein has translation MRKQIIVSADYNGYESFISDIPELFRNEQGKVIYNGRNQIRSFNDGPKKMIVKRFKKPDIVKKIIYSFFRKNKAEKAYINAFEILKRGFNTPRPVAYIKENKDGLLNYVYYVCEYTDYEPIKDYLNCDNSFDKNLAVAFGIYVAELHKKGIIHNDLNCTNVLFKKTNEKYLFTLIDINRMQFKKEGINFSKYDCLDNLTKFSEFDDAYKTVLDGYINARGWTGYVDEAIKIKLRHDIRWKRKKRITGLFKKRI, from the coding sequence ATGAGAAAACAAATAATAGTATCAGCTGATTATAATGGCTATGAGTCCTTCATAAGTGATATACCTGAATTATTCCGTAATGAACAAGGAAAAGTTATATATAATGGGCGCAATCAGATAAGGAGTTTTAATGATGGTCCTAAAAAAATGATTGTAAAGCGTTTCAAAAAGCCTGATATAGTAAAGAAAATAATTTATTCGTTCTTTAGGAAAAATAAAGCTGAAAAAGCTTATATAAATGCATTTGAAATTTTAAAAAGAGGTTTTAATACTCCAAGACCTGTCGCATATATAAAGGAGAATAAAGATGGACTGTTGAATTATGTTTATTATGTATGTGAATATACTGATTATGAGCCTATTAAAGATTATTTGAATTGTGATAATTCTTTTGATAAAAATTTAGCTGTTGCTTTTGGAATATATGTAGCAGAATTACATAAAAAAGGTATTATTCATAACGATCTAAATTGTACAAATGTATTATTTAAGAAAACTAATGAGAAATATTTATTTACTTTGATTGATATTAATCGTATGCAATTTAAGAAAGAAGGCATAAATTTTTCTAAATATGACTGTTTGGATAATCTTACAAAGTTCTCAGAATTTGATGATGCTTATAAAACTGTTTTAGATGGGTATATCAATGCTAGAGGTTGGACAGGATATGTTGATGAAGCAATAAAAATAAAACTACGTCATGATATTCGTTGGAAAAGGAAGAAACGAATAACAGGATTATTTAAGAAACGAATATAA